A single Caldisericum sp. DNA region contains:
- a CDS encoding tetratricopeptide repeat protein, which translates to MDNSRKSRWDMLKPITIPRENELREMIRVNPNDAEAHFNLGSLLMNLQRYDEAEKELREAIRIDPSFAEARYNLELLIRAKTEHAIKVENKIPGLAVLLSFLFPGLGQIYNGQIQKGIRFIIAGIVSLVLTAVVIGNILYIIIWIIGMVDAYNTDKRIHDTILRP; encoded by the coding sequence ATGGACAACAGTAGAAAAAGCCGATGGGATATGCTTAAACCAATAACTATACCTCGAGAGAATGAATTAAGAGAAATGATAAGAGTGAACCCAAATGATGCAGAAGCACACTTCAATTTAGGAAGTTTGTTGATGAATCTACAGCGATATGATGAAGCAGAGAAGGAGTTAAGAGAAGCGATAAGGATAGATCCAAGTTTTGCGGAAGCACGCTATAATTTAGAACTTTTAATTAGAGCAAAAACTGAACATGCTATAAAAGTTGAGAATAAGATTCCTGGCTTGGCTGTTCTACTTTCATTTCTCTTTCCAGGTCTTGGACAAATTTACAACGGACAAATCCAGAAGGGGATACGATTCATAATTGCAGGTATAGTGTCTTTAGTCTTAACAGCTGTTGTTATTGGTAATATTCTATACATTATTATTTGGATCATTGGAATGGTTGATGCATACAATACAGACAAAAGGATACATGATACAATCCTCAGACCTTAA
- a CDS encoding AAA family ATPase, whose translation MNTQEQVVNEESKGVNEEIYLLIKARYPIIYIVSWEEERVLNELSKICHRDGKNLIIWSYSSGFVDKNNKPVGEGSITAPVDALNYVMRNAENNRVYVFLDFHNFLRVNSRIDPAFIIRKLRDIARILPNTTSSLIILSPILELPMELEKDVTVIDYPLPDLKVLDSILSDIENKCKSNPNLTIDLQKKEREELLKAALGLTFSEVNNVISKALVKHGRLDASDIPLILEEKKQLTKKGGSLEYVDVDVDLDAVGGLDVLKQWFKERSLGFTEEARSFPLEVPKGVLLVGVPGCGKSMSAKALAKEWNKPLLRFDIGSVFGKYLGESEFNMRRAIKIAEAMAPCVLWVDEIEKGFSGVQAGERDSGTSARVFGTFLTWMQEKKSEVFVFATANDISHLPPELLRKGRFDEIFFVDLPTEGEREEIFRYHLGKRQNKETGRVLENFNIKLLAEKSEGYSGAEIEAAIESALYRVFFEHRELTDQDIIQSLEETKPISIIMKEKIQSLRAWAKDHARYASSKIRTDKGEVIDRWGLVKPLDNK comes from the coding sequence ATGAATACACAGGAACAAGTCGTTAATGAAGAGAGTAAAGGAGTTAATGAAGAAATTTACCTTTTAATTAAAGCACGCTATCCTATTATTTATATAGTATCTTGGGAAGAAGAGAGAGTTCTTAATGAACTCAGCAAAATTTGCCATAGAGATGGCAAGAATCTTATTATATGGAGCTATTCCTCAGGATTTGTTGATAAGAATAACAAGCCTGTTGGCGAAGGTAGTATAACAGCCCCGGTCGATGCTCTAAATTATGTTATGAGAAATGCAGAAAACAACAGAGTTTATGTTTTCTTAGACTTCCATAATTTTCTAAGGGTAAATTCAAGAATTGACCCAGCTTTTATAATCAGAAAGTTGAGAGATATAGCGAGGATTCTTCCAAACACTACTTCATCTTTAATTATCCTTTCGCCAATTTTAGAATTACCTATGGAATTAGAGAAAGATGTAACTGTTATTGATTATCCTCTGCCCGACTTAAAGGTATTAGATTCAATCCTTAGCGATATTGAAAATAAGTGCAAGTCGAACCCAAACCTTACTATAGACCTTCAGAAAAAAGAAAGAGAAGAATTGTTAAAAGCAGCTCTTGGATTGACATTTTCAGAGGTGAACAACGTTATATCAAAGGCGTTAGTTAAACATGGAAGATTGGATGCTAGCGATATTCCATTAATTTTAGAAGAGAAAAAACAGCTAACAAAAAAAGGAGGATCTCTGGAATATGTTGACGTTGATGTAGATTTAGATGCTGTAGGTGGTCTCGATGTTTTAAAGCAGTGGTTTAAGGAAAGATCATTAGGTTTTACTGAAGAGGCAAGAAGTTTTCCTCTAGAAGTCCCCAAAGGAGTTTTGCTTGTAGGTGTTCCTGGCTGTGGCAAAAGTATGAGTGCAAAGGCACTGGCAAAAGAATGGAACAAACCACTTTTAAGATTTGATATTGGAAGTGTCTTCGGAAAATATCTAGGTGAATCAGAGTTTAATATGCGAAGAGCGATCAAAATTGCAGAGGCTATGGCTCCATGTGTGCTTTGGGTAGATGAAATTGAGAAAGGTTTTTCAGGAGTACAGGCAGGGGAAAGAGATTCCGGTACATCAGCAAGGGTTTTTGGTACATTTTTAACATGGATGCAGGAAAAAAAGAGTGAGGTTTTTGTTTTCGCAACGGCGAATGATATTTCTCATTTGCCCCCTGAATTATTAAGGAAAGGCAGGTTTGATGAGATATTTTTTGTTGATTTACCTACCGAAGGCGAAAGAGAAGAAATCTTTCGTTACCATCTCGGAAAGAGACAAAATAAAGAGACAGGAAGAGTTTTAGAAAACTTCAATATAAAACTTTTAGCAGAAAAGAGCGAGGGTTATAGTGGTGCAGAAATTGAGGCAGCGATTGAATCTGCTCTCTACAGGGTTTTCTTTGAACATAGAGAATTAACAGACCAAGATATTATACAATCTTTAGAGGAAACAAAGCCAATATCTATTATAATGAAGGAGAAAATACAATCATTGAGGGCATGGGCAAAAGATCACGCAAGATACGCATCCTCAAAAATTAGAACAGATAAAGGCGAAGTTATAGATAGATGGGGTTTAGTAAAACCACTAGATAATAAGTGA